One Curtobacterium sp. MCLR17_032 genomic window carries:
- a CDS encoding phosphoglycerate kinase: MALRTLEDLGDLAGKRVVVRCDLNVPLKDGTITDDGRVRASLTTLNTLITAGARVVVVSHLGRPDGERKPEYSLAPVAQRLSELLGKPVTFVDETVGDEATAAAEALEDGDVLLLENLRFNPEETSKDAAERTAFAERIAALGDAFVSDGFGVVHRKQASVYELASALPSAAGQLIEQELTVLERLTKDPERPYTVVLGGSKVSDKLGVIDHLLPRVDTICIGGGMLFTFLAAQGHGVAKSLLEQDQLDTVREYLSRAIELGVTIDLPTDVVVASGFAADAEHETVAADAIESSAFGTDGIGLDIGPETAERFARAVAASKTVFWNGPMGVFEFPAFAAGTKTVAQALTEVDGLGVVGGGDSAAAVRSLGFTDDQFGHISTGGGASLEFLEGKSLPGLEALGWSA, translated from the coding sequence ATGGCTCTCCGCACCCTCGAGGACCTCGGCGACCTCGCCGGCAAGCGTGTCGTCGTCCGCTGTGACCTGAACGTCCCGCTCAAGGACGGCACGATCACGGACGACGGCCGCGTGCGGGCGTCGCTCACCACCCTGAACACCCTGATCACCGCTGGCGCGCGCGTGGTCGTGGTGTCCCACCTCGGCCGGCCCGACGGCGAACGGAAGCCCGAGTACTCGCTCGCGCCCGTCGCCCAGCGGCTGTCCGAGCTGCTCGGCAAGCCGGTCACCTTCGTCGACGAGACCGTCGGCGACGAAGCGACCGCGGCTGCCGAGGCCCTCGAGGACGGTGACGTCCTGCTGCTCGAGAACCTCCGCTTCAACCCGGAGGAGACCTCGAAGGACGCCGCCGAGCGCACGGCCTTCGCGGAGCGCATCGCCGCGCTCGGGGACGCCTTCGTCTCCGACGGCTTCGGCGTCGTACACCGCAAGCAGGCCTCCGTGTACGAGCTGGCATCGGCGCTCCCGAGCGCTGCCGGTCAGCTCATCGAGCAGGAACTGACCGTGCTCGAGCGCCTGACCAAGGACCCGGAGCGGCCGTACACGGTCGTCCTCGGTGGTTCGAAGGTCAGCGACAAGCTCGGCGTCATCGACCACCTCCTGCCGCGGGTCGACACGATCTGCATCGGCGGCGGCATGCTCTTCACCTTCCTCGCGGCCCAGGGCCACGGGGTGGCGAAGTCGCTGCTCGAGCAGGACCAGCTCGACACCGTGCGCGAGTACCTGTCGCGGGCGATCGAGCTCGGCGTGACGATCGACCTACCGACCGACGTCGTGGTGGCCTCCGGGTTCGCCGCGGACGCCGAGCACGAGACGGTCGCCGCGGACGCCATCGAGTCGTCCGCGTTCGGCACGGACGGCATCGGCCTGGACATCGGGCCCGAGACGGCCGAGCGGTTCGCCCGTGCGGTCGCCGCCTCGAAGACGGTGTTCTGGAACGGCCCGATGGGCGTGTTCGAGTTCCCGGCCTTCGCCGCCGGCACGAAGACCGTCGCCCAGGCACTGACCGAGGTCGACGGCCTCGGCGTGGTCGGTGGTGGCGACTCCGCCGCCGCTGTCCGGTCGCTCGGCTTCACCGACGACCAGTTCGGCCACATCTCCACCGGTGGCGGGGCGAGCCTCGAGTTCCTCGAGGGCAAGTCGCTCCCCGGCCTCGAAGCCCTGGGATGGTCCGCATGA
- the gap gene encoding type I glyceraldehyde-3-phosphate dehydrogenase: MTVKIGINGFGRIGRNFFRAALAKGSDLEIVAVNDLTDNAALANLLKFDSITGRLGVSVELDGDNIVVDGKPIKVLAERDPANLPWGELGVDIVIESTGFFTKAADAQKHIDAGAKKVIISAPATGDDVTIVLGVNEDTYDAANHHIISNASCTTNSLAPLAKVFHDAFGIERGLMTTVHAYTADQNLQDGPHKDPRRARAAALNIVPTSTGAAKAIGLVMPELAGKLDGFALRVPVPTGSITDLTLETKSDVTVDEINAAYKAAAEGPMKGILLYSEDPLVSTDITTDPHSSIYDSGLTKVMGNLVKITSWYDNEWGYSNRLVDLTEFVGEKL; the protein is encoded by the coding sequence TTGACCGTCAAGATCGGCATCAACGGCTTCGGCCGGATCGGCCGTAACTTCTTCCGCGCCGCTCTGGCCAAGGGCAGCGACCTCGAGATCGTGGCGGTGAACGACCTCACCGACAACGCCGCACTCGCGAACCTGCTCAAGTTCGACTCGATCACGGGTCGCCTCGGCGTCTCGGTCGAGCTCGACGGCGACAACATCGTCGTCGACGGCAAGCCCATCAAGGTCCTCGCGGAGCGCGACCCCGCCAACCTGCCCTGGGGCGAGCTGGGTGTCGACATCGTCATCGAGTCCACCGGCTTCTTCACCAAGGCCGCCGATGCGCAGAAGCACATCGACGCCGGCGCCAAGAAGGTCATCATCTCCGCCCCGGCCACCGGTGACGACGTCACCATCGTGCTCGGCGTGAACGAGGACACCTACGACGCCGCGAACCACCACATCATCTCGAACGCCTCGTGCACCACGAACAGCCTCGCGCCGCTCGCCAAGGTGTTCCACGACGCGTTCGGCATCGAGCGCGGTCTCATGACCACGGTCCACGCCTACACCGCCGACCAGAACCTCCAGGACGGCCCGCACAAGGACCCGCGTCGTGCCCGTGCGGCCGCGCTGAACATCGTCCCGACCTCGACCGGTGCCGCCAAGGCCATCGGCCTGGTCATGCCGGAGCTCGCCGGTAAGCTCGACGGCTTCGCGCTGCGCGTCCCGGTCCCGACCGGTTCGATCACCGACCTCACCCTCGAGACGAAGTCGGACGTCACCGTCGACGAGATCAACGCCGCCTACAAGGCCGCCGCCGAGGGCCCGATGAAGGGCATCCTGCTCTACAGCGAGGACCCGCTGGTGTCGACCGACATCACGACGGACCCGCACTCCTCGATCTACGACTCCGGCCTGACCAAGGTCATGGGCAACCTCGTCAAGATCACCTCGTGGTACGACAACGAGTGGGGCTACTCGAACCGCCTGGTCGACCTGACCGAGTTCGTGGGCGAGAAGCTCTGA
- the whiA gene encoding DNA-binding protein WhiA, with protein sequence MPLTAEVKDELARVVVNRNTVRAAELATVLRFAGGLHVISGRIAVEVELDTRIIVHRVRKDLAELYGVRSEASVGSTASSRRGTRYLVRVLEAGETLARQTGLMDARRRPVRGLPNRLTTGNREDLAAIWRGAFLASGTLTDPGRAAALEVTCPGNEAAMALVGAASRLGIAAKGREVRGVHRVVIRDGEAIGQMLTAMGAARTTADWEEMRQRREVRATANRLVNFDDANLRRSAQAAVAACARVERALEILGDEVPDHLQYAGALRLEHRDASLDELGQHADPPMTKDAIAGRIRRLLAMADKRASDLGIPGTEASVPEELEGA encoded by the coding sequence GTGCCGTTGACTGCCGAGGTGAAGGACGAGCTGGCCAGGGTCGTCGTCAACCGGAACACGGTCCGCGCCGCCGAACTCGCGACCGTCCTGCGCTTCGCCGGGGGCCTGCACGTCATCTCCGGCCGCATCGCGGTCGAGGTCGAGCTCGACACCCGGATCATCGTGCACCGCGTCCGCAAGGACCTCGCCGAGCTCTACGGCGTCCGCAGCGAGGCCTCCGTCGGGTCCACCGCGTCCTCGCGTCGCGGGACCCGCTACCTCGTGCGTGTGCTCGAGGCCGGCGAGACGCTCGCCCGCCAGACCGGCCTGATGGACGCCCGACGCCGACCGGTGCGGGGCCTCCCCAACCGGCTGACCACCGGCAACCGCGAGGACCTCGCAGCCATCTGGCGCGGTGCGTTCCTGGCGTCCGGCACCCTGACCGACCCGGGCCGTGCCGCGGCACTCGAGGTCACGTGCCCCGGCAACGAGGCCGCGATGGCCCTCGTCGGAGCAGCGTCGCGCCTCGGCATCGCCGCGAAGGGCCGCGAGGTCCGCGGCGTGCACCGCGTCGTGATCCGCGACGGTGAGGCGATCGGTCAGATGCTCACCGCGATGGGCGCCGCCCGCACGACCGCCGACTGGGAGGAGATGCGCCAGCGCCGCGAGGTCCGTGCCACCGCCAACCGCCTGGTGAACTTCGACGACGCGAACCTCCGTCGTTCCGCGCAGGCCGCCGTCGCCGCGTGTGCCCGGGTCGAACGTGCCCTGGAGATCCTCGGCGACGAGGTCCCCGACCACCTGCAGTACGCCGGGGCCCTGCGCCTGGAGCACCGCGACGCCTCGCTCGACGAGCTCGGCCAGCACGCGGACCCGCCCATGACGAAGGACGCGATCGCCGGACGCATCCGCCGCCTGCTCGCGATGGCCGACAAGCGCGCCAGCGACCTCGGCATCCCCGGGACCGAGGCCAGCGTGCCGGAAGAGCTCGAGGGCGCCTGA
- the rapZ gene encoding RNase adapter RapZ: MTDTTSQQQHDVLIVTGMSGAGRSTVGKALEDLGWYVVDNLPTQMLGPLTDLADRAGESIPKIATVVDVRGGRFFTDPERAVQSLRESTSARVRVLFLEATDQVLVRRFEQVRRPHPLQGEDTLLDGIARERTRLLGLREASDLIIDTSDLNIHQLANAVTERFAEDRFVGVQVTLMSFGFKYGLPTDADMVADVRFIPNPYWVPELRAHTGLDKPVSDYVMEQSGARPFVDRYASVLEPVFEGYQRENKRHATIAIGCTGGKHRSVAIVAELANLLRGMPNVAVRVKNRDLGRE; the protein is encoded by the coding sequence ATGACCGACACCACCTCGCAGCAACAGCACGACGTCCTGATCGTGACGGGCATGTCCGGTGCGGGGCGGTCGACGGTCGGCAAGGCGCTCGAGGACCTCGGCTGGTACGTCGTCGACAACCTGCCGACGCAGATGCTCGGGCCGCTCACCGACCTGGCGGACCGCGCGGGGGAGTCGATCCCGAAGATCGCGACGGTCGTCGACGTCCGCGGTGGGCGGTTCTTCACCGACCCGGAGCGCGCCGTGCAGTCCCTGCGCGAGAGCACGAGCGCCCGGGTCCGGGTGCTGTTCCTCGAGGCCACCGACCAGGTCCTGGTGCGGCGGTTCGAGCAGGTCCGTCGCCCACACCCGCTGCAGGGCGAGGACACGCTGCTCGACGGCATCGCCCGGGAACGCACCCGGTTGCTCGGGCTGCGCGAGGCGTCCGACCTGATCATCGACACCTCCGACCTGAACATCCACCAGCTGGCGAACGCCGTCACCGAGCGGTTCGCCGAGGACCGGTTCGTCGGGGTCCAGGTGACGCTGATGAGCTTCGGGTTCAAGTACGGACTGCCCACCGACGCCGACATGGTGGCCGACGTGCGGTTCATCCCGAACCCCTACTGGGTGCCGGAACTCCGGGCGCACACGGGCCTCGACAAGCCCGTCTCGGACTACGTCATGGAGCAGTCCGGGGCCCGTCCGTTCGTCGACCGCTACGCCTCCGTCCTGGAGCCGGTCTTCGAGGGGTACCAGCGCGAGAACAAAAGACACGCTACGATCGCCATCGGCTGTACCGGCGGCAAGCACCGTTCGGTCGCCATCGTCGCCGAGTTGGCGAACCTGCTCCGCGGGATGCCCAACGTCGCCGTGCGTGTGAAGAACCGAGATCTCGGCCGGGAGTGA
- the uvrC gene encoding excinuclease ABC subunit UvrC, with product MADTVSWRPKAGEIPTDPGVYRWRDGNGRVLYVGKAKNLRARLSNYFAPLPTLHERTRRMVLTAKSVEWTTVGSEIEALQLEYTWIKEFDPPFNVKFRDDKSYPYMAITMADEAPRVMVTRNRKIKGAKYFGPYPKIWAVHDTIDLMIKVFPIRTCSESSYKRAMQTGKPCFPGQIGKCGGPCSQRVTIEEHRALVEEFVRFMGSYDRRVITQLRQRMAASADAMQYEQAARFRDQVEALEAVLEKSAVVLKDSVDLDLFGIAEDELAAAVQLFSVRGGRIRGVRGWVVDKELDISTGDLVEQIVQGVYADDGLSTGADGALLMQASADPTPGVANDGPPREVVVPVLPDDADALQQWLSDRRGGRGTKLSTAQRGDRAGLARTASQNAQQALMLYKTKRSADYTTRAAALADIQEALGMSEAPLRMECYDISHLQGTNVVASMVVFEDGLPRKDQYRRYTIAETTDDTDSMYQVLTRRLARLDEDAAVPDVPDVTADGVVEGTKPSKRFAYRPQLLVVDGGQPQVAAAKRALDEAGVRDIALVGIAKRLEELWLPDDDFPVILPRNSEALFLIQRLRDEAHRFAITHQRTRRKRDVRSQLSEIPGLGPNRVSALLKHFGSVARLRQATAEEVAEVPGVGPATAAAVVRKLTTVPVSAPESASAPEPASAPEPASVPELASASAPSSAPQPGGPVRVPETTPDGPHRPA from the coding sequence GTGGCCGACACCGTCTCCTGGCGGCCGAAGGCGGGGGAGATCCCGACCGACCCGGGCGTCTACCGATGGCGTGACGGCAACGGTCGGGTGCTCTACGTCGGCAAGGCGAAGAACCTCCGGGCCCGCCTGAGCAACTACTTCGCACCGCTGCCGACCCTGCACGAACGCACCCGGCGGATGGTCCTGACGGCGAAGAGCGTCGAGTGGACCACCGTCGGGTCCGAGATCGAAGCGCTGCAGCTCGAGTACACGTGGATCAAGGAGTTCGATCCGCCGTTCAACGTCAAGTTCCGGGACGACAAGTCCTACCCGTACATGGCGATCACGATGGCGGACGAGGCACCCCGGGTGATGGTGACCCGGAACCGGAAGATCAAGGGCGCCAAGTACTTCGGCCCGTACCCGAAGATCTGGGCGGTGCACGACACGATCGACCTGATGATCAAGGTCTTCCCGATCCGCACCTGCTCGGAGTCCTCGTACAAGCGGGCCATGCAGACCGGCAAGCCCTGCTTCCCCGGGCAGATCGGCAAGTGCGGCGGTCCCTGCTCGCAGCGCGTGACCATCGAGGAGCACCGCGCGCTCGTCGAGGAGTTCGTCCGCTTCATGGGCAGCTACGACCGCCGCGTCATCACCCAGCTCCGGCAGCGGATGGCAGCGTCGGCGGACGCCATGCAGTACGAGCAGGCCGCGCGCTTCCGTGACCAGGTCGAGGCGCTCGAAGCGGTCCTCGAGAAGTCCGCCGTGGTGCTCAAGGACTCGGTCGACCTCGACCTGTTCGGCATCGCCGAGGACGAGCTCGCCGCGGCCGTGCAGCTGTTCTCGGTCCGGGGCGGGCGCATCCGTGGTGTCCGCGGCTGGGTCGTCGACAAGGAGCTCGACATCAGCACGGGCGACCTCGTCGAGCAGATCGTGCAGGGCGTCTACGCCGACGACGGGCTGTCGACCGGTGCCGACGGCGCACTGCTCATGCAGGCGAGCGCCGACCCGACGCCGGGTGTGGCGAACGACGGACCGCCGCGAGAGGTCGTGGTGCCGGTGCTGCCGGACGACGCCGACGCCCTCCAGCAGTGGCTCAGCGACCGCCGTGGGGGCCGTGGCACGAAGCTCAGCACCGCGCAGCGTGGGGACCGAGCGGGCTTGGCCCGGACCGCGTCGCAGAACGCCCAGCAGGCGCTGATGCTCTACAAGACCAAGCGCTCGGCCGACTACACGACCCGGGCGGCGGCCCTGGCGGACATCCAGGAGGCACTGGGCATGTCCGAGGCTCCGCTGCGGATGGAGTGCTACGACATCTCGCACCTGCAGGGCACGAACGTCGTCGCGTCGATGGTCGTGTTCGAGGACGGCCTGCCGCGCAAGGACCAGTACCGCCGCTACACGATCGCCGAGACCACCGACGACACCGACAGCATGTACCAGGTGCTCACGCGCCGCCTGGCCCGGCTCGACGAAGACGCGGCCGTGCCGGACGTCCCGGACGTCACGGCCGACGGCGTGGTCGAGGGCACGAAGCCCTCGAAGCGGTTCGCGTACCGCCCGCAGCTGCTCGTCGTCGACGGTGGGCAACCGCAGGTCGCGGCGGCGAAGCGGGCCCTCGACGAAGCCGGGGTCCGCGACATCGCCCTGGTCGGCATCGCGAAGCGGCTGGAAGAGCTGTGGCTGCCGGACGACGACTTCCCGGTGATCCTGCCGCGCAACTCCGAGGCGCTGTTCCTCATCCAACGCCTCCGCGACGAGGCACACCGGTTCGCGATCACGCACCAGCGCACCCGGCGGAAGCGCGACGTCCGCTCGCAGCTGTCCGAGATCCCCGGACTCGGGCCGAACCGGGTCTCGGCGCTGCTCAAGCACTTCGGTTCCGTCGCCCGGCTCCGGCAGGCGACGGCAGAGGAGGTCGCCGAGGTCCCCGGCGTCGGACCGGCGACCGCGGCCGCGGTGGTCCGGAAGCTCACGACCGTGCCCGTCAGTGCCCCCGAGTCGGCCAGCGCACCCGAACCGGCCAGTGCTCCCGAACCGGCCAGTGTTCCGGAACTGGCCAGCGCGTCGGCACCGTCCAGCGCGCCACAGCCGGGAGGCCCGGTGCGCGTCCCCGAGACGACCCCGGACGGTCCGCACCGGCCTGCGTGA